One genomic region from Branchiostoma lanceolatum isolate klBraLanc5 chromosome 7, klBraLanc5.hap2, whole genome shotgun sequence encodes:
- the LOC136438535 gene encoding interaptin-like isoform X1 — protein MPHLSLNKTSGAVLFLSTRRTTSLCSRSEFSSSGLSQVEMSRFNMLKKRLEKMQNCYGNKAGRPSQGDQDEQNERLTGRHIETLAFLQEIAKENKELKAKVETLEAELAKCASLHQQARESQERVKRVQQECLERADKAQGEMVERQKKEVMHLIEEKLTVEQEYQDKVKLLQQQVEQLQRENAQLQSQLSTYQQEDSSKATIHQQLNETLGRVDELRLDNSRLREENNNLLLELQAYREFQGKNEILSEELREVNQKNRELKFRIAKLEKEVVTSEQDLEEAETAHMSNARLQKRVQSLEEEVILRKAHQDEQERTISDLSEQYDKNKALFDTLAQEKEEMANLIAQLRDQLRKAEQQSSAQQAGFKEFVALKREFNTLKQEYEVLAMREKMRQVSLPSLKEPSPKLRALTAKSAQSEPALVKIDTGKRHKKHKALTHLSSFTEGGQR, from the exons ATGCCACACCTGAGTCTGAATAAAACCTCAGGTGCCGTTCTATTTCTTTCTACCAGACGCACAACAAGTCTCTGTAGTAGATCTGAGTTTTCCTCGTCTGGTTTGTCTCAAGTCGAAATGTCCCGATTCAACATGCTCAAAAAG CGACTGGAGAAGATGCAGAATTGCTACGGCAACAAGGCGGGGCGCCCGTCGCAGGGCGATCAGGATGAACAGAACGAGAGATTGACGGGACGGCACATCGAGACGCTCGCCTTTCTGCAGGAGATCGCCAAGGAGAACAAGGAGCTCAAGGCCAAGGTCGAGACACTGGAG GCGGAGCTGGCTAAGTGCGCCAGTCTTCACCAGCAGGCGCGGGAGAGTCAGGAGCGCGTGAAGCGAGTACAACAGGAGTGTCTGGAACGGGCAGACAAGGCACAGGGGGAGATGGTGGAGAGGCAGAAAAAGGAG GTGATGCACCTGATAGAGGAGAAGCTGACTGTGGAGCAGGAGTACCAGGACAAGGTCAAACTG TTGCAGCAGCAGGTAGAACAGCTGCAGAGAGAGAACGCCCAGCTTCAGTCCCAGCTCAGCACATATCAACAGGAGGACAGCAGCAAGGCT ACCATCCACCAGCAGCTGAACGAGACGTTAGGCCGCGTGGACGAGCTCCGACTGGACAACTCTCGTCTGCGGGAGGAGAACAACAACCTGCTGCTGGAGCTGCAGGCCTACCGGGAGTTCCAG GGCAAGAACGAGATCCTGTCTGAGGAGCTCCGGGAGGTGAACCAGAAGAACCGGGAGCTGAAGTTCCGCATCGCCAAGCTTGAGAAGGAGGTCGTGACCTCGGAGCAGGACCTGGAGGAGGCGGAGACGGCGCACATGTCCAACGCCAG gttacAGAAAAGAGTCCAGTCCCTGGAGGAAGAAGTGATACTAAGAAAAGCGCACCAGGACGAGCAGGAGAGAACCATCTCCGACCTCAGCGAACAGTACGACAAGAACAAAGCCCTCTTCGACACGCTCgcacaggagaaggaggagatggCAAACTTGATAGCGCAGCTGAGGGACCAG CTACGGAAGGCGGAACAGCAGTCCAGCGCGCAGCAGGCTGGGTTCAAGGAGTTCGTCGCCCTGAAGCGAGAGTTCAACACCCTGAAACAGGAGTACGAGGTGCTCGCGATGAGAGAGAAGATGAGGCAAGTGTCCCTGCCCAGTCTGAAGGAGCCGTCGCCAAAGCTGCGGGCGCTGACCGCAAAGTCTGCACAGTCCGAACCGGCCCTTGTTAAAATAGACACGGGGAAGAGACATAAGAAGCACAAGGCTTTGACGCATCTTTCAAGTTTCACCGAAGGAGGACAAAGGTAA
- the LOC136438535 gene encoding paramyosin-like isoform X2 → MQNCYGNKAGRPSQGDQDEQNERLTGRHIETLAFLQEIAKENKELKAKVETLEAELAKCASLHQQARESQERVKRVQQECLERADKAQGEMVERQKKEVMHLIEEKLTVEQEYQDKVKLLQQQVEQLQRENAQLQSQLSTYQQEDSSKATIHQQLNETLGRVDELRLDNSRLREENNNLLLELQAYREFQGKNEILSEELREVNQKNRELKFRIAKLEKEVVTSEQDLEEAETAHMSNARLQKRVQSLEEEVILRKAHQDEQERTISDLSEQYDKNKALFDTLAQEKEEMANLIAQLRDQLRKAEQQSSAQQAGFKEFVALKREFNTLKQEYEVLAMREKMRQVSLPSLKEPSPKLRALTAKSAQSEPALVKIDTGKRHKKHKALTHLSSFTEGGQR, encoded by the exons ATGCAGAATTGCTACGGCAACAAGGCGGGGCGCCCGTCGCAGGGCGATCAGGATGAACAGAACGAGAGATTGACGGGACGGCACATCGAGACGCTCGCCTTTCTGCAGGAGATCGCCAAGGAGAACAAGGAGCTCAAGGCCAAGGTCGAGACACTGGAG GCGGAGCTGGCTAAGTGCGCCAGTCTTCACCAGCAGGCGCGGGAGAGTCAGGAGCGCGTGAAGCGAGTACAACAGGAGTGTCTGGAACGGGCAGACAAGGCACAGGGGGAGATGGTGGAGAGGCAGAAAAAGGAG GTGATGCACCTGATAGAGGAGAAGCTGACTGTGGAGCAGGAGTACCAGGACAAGGTCAAACTG TTGCAGCAGCAGGTAGAACAGCTGCAGAGAGAGAACGCCCAGCTTCAGTCCCAGCTCAGCACATATCAACAGGAGGACAGCAGCAAGGCT ACCATCCACCAGCAGCTGAACGAGACGTTAGGCCGCGTGGACGAGCTCCGACTGGACAACTCTCGTCTGCGGGAGGAGAACAACAACCTGCTGCTGGAGCTGCAGGCCTACCGGGAGTTCCAG GGCAAGAACGAGATCCTGTCTGAGGAGCTCCGGGAGGTGAACCAGAAGAACCGGGAGCTGAAGTTCCGCATCGCCAAGCTTGAGAAGGAGGTCGTGACCTCGGAGCAGGACCTGGAGGAGGCGGAGACGGCGCACATGTCCAACGCCAG gttacAGAAAAGAGTCCAGTCCCTGGAGGAAGAAGTGATACTAAGAAAAGCGCACCAGGACGAGCAGGAGAGAACCATCTCCGACCTCAGCGAACAGTACGACAAGAACAAAGCCCTCTTCGACACGCTCgcacaggagaaggaggagatggCAAACTTGATAGCGCAGCTGAGGGACCAG CTACGGAAGGCGGAACAGCAGTCCAGCGCGCAGCAGGCTGGGTTCAAGGAGTTCGTCGCCCTGAAGCGAGAGTTCAACACCCTGAAACAGGAGTACGAGGTGCTCGCGATGAGAGAGAAGATGAGGCAAGTGTCCCTGCCCAGTCTGAAGGAGCCGTCGCCAAAGCTGCGGGCGCTGACCGCAAAGTCTGCACAGTCCGAACCGGCCCTTGTTAAAATAGACACGGGGAAGAGACATAAGAAGCACAAGGCTTTGACGCATCTTTCAAGTTTCACCGAAGGAGGACAAAGGTAA